One Sphaeramia orbicularis unplaced genomic scaffold, fSphaOr1.1, whole genome shotgun sequence genomic window carries:
- the pipox gene encoding peroxisomal sarcosine oxidase, translating to MSTEPDYDVIVIGAGVQGSFTAYQLVQRNQRTLLLEQFVLPHTRGSSHGQTRIIRKAYPQDFYTHMMDECYELWAQLEREAGVRLYRQTGLLVMGPEDSQSFQNIKNTLEKNQVPMVVLTPDNFSRHIPNVRLADGDGAVVDVTAGVLYADRALKTAQDQFRKMGGVIRDQARVTDIQPGPVVTVTTSAGVYRAKSLVITAGPWTGRVLDHVNLQLPLEVVKINVCYWKEKCPGTYAVTKRFPCFLVTECEESKDDIYGLPSNEYPGLMKICYHMGSTTDPEQRDKQTDRSDIHILQRYVARCLPGLDPEPAVVESCMYTLTPDHHFVLDYHPEHRNIVIGAGFSGHGFKFGPIVGKLLCELSLGEVPSYDLSPFRIRRFQGMSQSSL from the exons TTCGTCCTTCCCCACACCAGGGGCAGCTCCCACGGACAGACCCGCATCATCCGGAAGGCCTACCCCCAGGACTTCTACACCCACATGATGGACGAGTGCTACGAGCTGTGGGCTCAGCTGGAGAGGGAGGCCGGCGTCCGACTGTACAG ACAAACAGGTCTGTTGGTGATGGGTCCAGAGGACAGTCAGAGTTTCCAGAACATCAAGAACACTCTGGAGAAAAACCAGGTTCCGATGGTGGTTCTGACCCCAGACAACTTCAGCCGACACATCCCCAACGTCAGGCTGGCGGACGGAGACGGAGCGGTGGTGGACGTAACGGCAGGAGTTCTGTACGCGGACCGGGCCCTGAAGACCGCACAG GATCAGTTTCGGAAGATGGGCGGGGTCATCAGGGACCAGGCCCGGGTGACGGACATCCAGCCCGGGCCCGTGGTCACAGTGACCACCTCTGCAGGAGTCtaccgagccaagagcctggtcATCACGGCCGGACCCTGGACCGGCAGAGTTCTGGACCACGTCAACCTGCAGCTGCCACTGGAG GTGGTGAAAATAAACGTGTGCTACTGGAAGGAGAAATGTCCTGGAACGTACGCCGTGACCAAACGCTTCCCCTGTTTCCTGGTGACGGAGTGTGAGGAGTCCAAAGACGACATCTACGGCCTGCCGTCCAACGAATACCCCGGACTGATGAAG ATCTGCTACCATATGGGCAGTACGACCGACCCAGAGCAGAgagacaagcagacagacaggtCGGACATCCACATCCTGCAGCGCTACGTGGCCCGCTGTCTACCAGGTCTGGACCCTGAACCTGCTGTGGTGGAGAGCTGCATGTACACG CTGACTCCAGACCATCATTTCGTGCTGGACTACCACCCGGAGCACAGGAACATTGTGATTGGAGCAGGATTCTCAG GACATGGTTTCAAATTCGGGCCCATCGTTGGGAAGCTGCTGTGTGAGCTCAGCCTGGGAGAAGTGCCCTCCTACGACCTTTCACCTTTCAGAATACGACGGTTCCAGGGGATGTCCCAGTCGTCTTTATAA